A segment of the Bacillus pseudomycoides genome:
GAATTGGTCATTTAACAAGTTTTTCCGATGTCCTTCACTATTCAGCCAACCTTGTACTGCAGCGATACCATCAGTATGTTGCGCTGCTATATTTTCACCTGCAAGTTGAAATGCAACTTGACCACGTTGTAATCGATCACCTAAAGTCCCAAATTCCGGTGAATCGTGTGAAAAATAGTTATTCTCTTTCATATCTTTACTATGCCCTAAAGCCACTTCAGCTGTTGGTTGATCCCATATTAATAATGGCAACTGATGACGACTACGAATAATATTTGTCAAATCTAAAATTTGTTGCATATTCCCTTGTTCTATTTGTGTCATTTTTTCTGGAGTGATTGGTTGATTCTCCTCTAACTCTCCAGAATACACAAGCTGATACGGTCTCTGTCGAAGCAATGTCTCATCATCCATGTACCGAACTCCAACAAGTTCATGTGTGAATTTATCAAAATACAGCTGCGCCCAACCATCCTCTATCCAAACAAGTGGTTGTTCTGTAATTTCATTATCAGATAATTCAAATTGGTAACTATTCCTTCCTTCTTTTAACGAAATTTCATGTGAAAATGGACTTTTTTTATAAGCATTTTCATATTTTTCATTCATCCGAAATGGAGCGACATCCAATTGATTCCCACCAACATAAGCTGTTACAATTTTATGTTCTGCAACACCAA
Coding sequences within it:
- a CDS encoding CAP domain-containing protein — translated: MKKLLRIVMITVFILGIDLYGKLLVSQYILQPSHSKQEHKIIKKKKPINEGFPETISQLIGGDSESLLAKWGEPARIEPSAYGYEWWIYNQDLSKYVQFGVAEHKIVTAYVGGNQLDVAPFRMNEKYENAYKKSPFSHEISLKEGRNSYQFELSDNEITEQPLVWIEDGWAQLYFDKFTHELVGVRYMDDETLLRQRPYQLVYSGELEENQPITPEKMTQIEQGNMQQILDLTNIIRSRHQLPLLIWDQPTAEVALGHSKDMKENNYFSHDSPEFGTLGDRLQRGQVAFQLAGENIAAQHTDGIAAVQGWLNSEGHRKNLLNDQFTGLGVGVFDKFYTQNFIRK